One window of Dysidea avara chromosome 11, odDysAvar1.4, whole genome shotgun sequence genomic DNA carries:
- the LOC136238386 gene encoding uncharacterized protein, which yields MVFSHASTVLLLCLLASTTAVTSGKPGDDTREDTRVRRSQEDICISRILSNSVVSAIQLTVGVCYNMSFSELCNHDETDAIISNQWMVSIQSDCTIAYTTINNSSNQQHQQIRNCDIIYRCWIVHNNKSVCLYFDSNVDAADHNRLTLASMKVVEGGNWTFIDDDINVFTLFSRVYGQLPFFTGLYQAIDNDEETATFVIGNNARLSKVIVRFDGNRPSYRQPRVCARKITDITVTDHLIVTCDDQTTRVELLESWHDFNISYTRLLRVLRSGLSKSYISDSGEVGMIVVTNKTSNSTHVSYWLAYREHPDLEKCVDISATFTDGLLVEDDNSSVLFFAILNGNLTVVNESCNGLHTIATNVCHSGDCYLYHTKHLLYISDHQNRTIVINPRTYEIITYKHDDIRNVLPVTERAQQQCEDELRVPSTIVSPIITMTTTPPATTINNNTTSNTDTVTVFIAPTSNTFLSPTSTFQTASSNPVPTQSTNNSMTTKAEMYKPYIIAGVVVTVGMVLTIVLAGCCLKRRCLQTQHKKLQINSQLEKKAEPPLPVFNLTSSPKQVLRHLSLHDTVQDCSEQSQRQPLSSHA from the exons ATGGTCTTCAGCCACGCCTCTACTGTTTTATTGCTTTGTTTACTCGCATCAACAACAGCAGTGACGTCTGGGAAACCAGGGGACGATACTCGCGAGGATACTCGTGTGCGAA GATCACAAGAAGATATTTGCATAAGCAGGATATTGAGCAATTCCGTGGTTTCTGCTATTCAGTTGACTGTTGGTGTTTGCTATAACATGTCCTTTTCTGAATTATGCAACCATGATGAAACTGATGCCATTATCAGCAACCAATGGATGGTCTCAATACAGTCTGACTGCACAATTGCTTACACTACTATCAACAACTCCAGCAATCAACAACATCAACAGATCAGGAACTGTGATATCATCTACCGATGTTGGATTGTACATAATAACAAGTCAGTATGTTTGTACTTTGACAGCAATGTGGATGCAGCAGACCACAATAGACTAACTCTAGCTTCGATGAAAGTTGTTGAAGGTGGAAATTGGACCTTTATAGATGATGACATTAATGTTTTCACTTTGTTTTCACGAGTTTATGGACAGCTGCCATTCTTCACAGGGTTGTACCAAGCTATAGACAACGATGAGGAAACAGCGACATTTGTAATTGGAAATAATGCAAGACTATCCAAAGTGATAGTACGCTTTGATGGCAACCGTCCTAGCTACAGACAACCTCGAGTGTGTGCAAGGAAAATCACTGATATAACTGTAACTGACCACCTAATTGTTACTTGTGACGATCAGACAACTCGTGTAGAGCTACTGGAGTCTTGGCATGATTTTAACATTTCTTATACTAGATTACTCAGGGTTCTTAGGTCTGGATTAAGTAAATCTTATATCTCAGACAGTGGTGAAGTTGGGATGATAGTTGTAACCAATAAAACTTCAAATAGCACTCACGTCAGCTACTGGCTTGCATATCGAGAACATCCAGACCTTGAAAAGTGTGTAGACATTTCTGCTACCTTCACTGATGGCCTGTTGGTTGAAGATGATAATTCTAGTGTACTATTTTTTGCTATACTTAATGGAAACTTGACTGTAGTTAATGAATCATGTAATGGCCTGCACACAATAGCTACTAACGTCTGTCACTCAGGTGATTGCTACTTGTATCATACCAAGCATTTGCTATATATTAGTGATCATCAGAACAGGACCATCGTCATCAATCCTAGAACCTATGAAATTATTACATATAAACATGATGATATCCGTAATGTGCTACCAGTAACAGAAAGGGCCCAACAGCAATGCGAAGATGAGTTACGAGTACCAAGTACAATTGTCTCACCCATTATCACAATGACTACCACACCACCAGCTACTACTATTAACAACAACACTACTTCTAATACTGACACTGTTACAGTTTTCATTGCTCCTACTAGTAACACCTTTCTTTCTCCTACAAGTACATTTCAAACTGCTAGCTCTAACCCTGTGCCAACACAAAGTACTAATAATAGTATGACCACCAAAGCAGAAATGTACAAACCCTACATTATAGCTGGTGTTGTAGTTACTGTAGGAATGGTTTTGACTATAGTGTTAGCAGGATGTTGTCTGAAGAGAAGATGTTTACAAACACAGCACAAGAAACTGCAAATTAACAGTCAATTAGAAAAGAAAGCTGAGCCTCCTTTACCTGTTTTTAACTTAACTAGTTCTCCTAAGCAAGTTTTGCGTCACCTCTCACTGCATGACACAGTGCAGGATTGCTCAGAACAGAGTCAAAGACAGCCATTAAGCTCACATGCATGA
- the LOC136238394 gene encoding transcriptional regulator ATRX homolog, which produces MERGKKRRHSDKKRHSSESDNDDDSGSDNSSSSSDSSSDEESSVEESPPVKVSKKSKSLKHNKKHKSSAKKATKKKSKKKSSKKSKRPKQDNMISEEDYFRKSSEFRKWLTEERKIFFSDLTSEKSRKLFRKFVRKWNNELLPKQYYGGNVTASINQSSYKWKLSNVDSVELGSVSDSVTSWTSGKSASEQFSPPPQTSKSKPIIGPEMIGPVMIGPAMIGPAMIGPAMIGPVGPLPAGHQASSSDPWTLEEQAETKRKKEKHEAKEFRKYHNMVMDELLPKATGKEARFEKKKIDREKKRVREGSPEVSDSFLMGSSGKGVRERIQRQQQQREKKASSAMEKLSEYQAKERAKAVAILEMARGAKKEGALWQ; this is translated from the exons ATGGAACG TGGTAAGAAGCGGCGACACAGCGACAAGAAGCGACACTCATCAGAAAGCgacaatgatgatgattctGGCTCAGAtaatagcagtagtagtagtgattCCAGCAGTGATGAAGAGTCAA GTGTGGAGGAGTCACCCCCTGTGAAAGTGTCAAAGAAATCAAAGAGTTTGAAGCATAACAAAAAGCACAAATCTTCTGCAAAGAAAGCTACCAAAAAGAAGTCCAAGAAGAAGTCATCGAAGAAATCTAAAAGACCTAAACAAGATA ACATGATTAGTGAAGAAGATTACTTCAGAAAGAGCTCAGAGTTCAGAAAATGGCTGACTGAAGAG CGGAAGATATTCTTCAGTGATTTGACGTCGGAAAAGTCCAGAAAGCTGTTCAGAAAATTTGTGAGGAAGTGGAACAATGAATTACTCCCTAAA CAATATTATGGGGGAAACGTGACTGCCTCCATTAACCAGAGTTCCTACAAGTGGAAG TTATCTAATGTGGATAGTGTGGAACTGGGAAGTGTGTCAGACAGTGTTACATCATGGACATCGGGCAAGTCAGCGTCTGAACAATTCTCCCCACCCCCACAAACAAGCAAGAGCAAACCGATCATTGGTCCAGAAATGATTGGTCCAGTAATGATTGGTCCAGCAATGATTGGTCCAGCAATGATTGGTCCAGCAATGATTGGTCCAGTGGGACCACTACCT GCAGGCCACCAGGCATCATCCTCAGATCCTTGGACTCTTGAGGAACAAGCAgaaacaaaaagaaagaaagaaaaacacGAAGCAAAAGAGTTCCGCAAGTACCACAATATG GTGATGGATGAGTTGTTGCCTAAAGCGACTGGAAAGGAGGCAAGGTTTGAGAAGAAGAAGATAGATAGGGAAAAGAAAAGAGTGAGAGAAGGAAGCCCTG AAGTGTCAGACTCATTTCTGATGGGAAGCAG TGGTAAGGGAGTTCGGGAGAGGATACAACGTCAACAACAACAGAG AGAGAAGAAGGCCAGTAGTGCTATGGAGAAATTGTCAGAATATCAAGCCAAGGAAAGAGCTAAGGCTGTG GCAATATTAGAGATGGCCAGAGGTGCTAAGAAGGAAGGAGCATTGTGGCAGTGA
- the LOC136238395 gene encoding peroxisomal membrane protein 11C-like produces the protein MAKNLSAVSSFLENHYSRDKVFRTAQFSALLLSGLSQQRLPVLSEKLVRIYQQFSHVRLVLRLADDLPMLAYTLKSAFARDKSDSFLHWSTLLSNISIQLYYPLEHLAWLSDSSLVSFSSGRLWRVALLCWVVYSIIKLLQTVYNLRAINAMKNKKGSGSQSAKHGVDVGGQRLQRRQSVITLGLVQYICDLLCGLHWLGWGPLSNKLPTSLLGLLGTISSVVQLYQHLTRH, from the exons ATGGCGAAGAATTTGTCTGCTGTGTCCAGCTTCCTGGAGAATCATTATTCTAGAGACAAAGTGTTCCGTACTGCTCAGTTTAGTGCACTACTGTTGAGTGGACTGTCTCAACAAAGGCTTCCTGTGTTGTCCGAGAAACTAGTCCGGATATATCAACAGTTTAGTCACGTGAGATTGGTGTTAAGGCTTGCAGATGATTTGCCCATGCTTGCCTACACGTTGAAGTCAGCCTTTGCACGTGAT AAGTCTGATAGTTTCCTACACTGGTCCACACTGTTGTCAAACATTTCCATTCAACTGTATTATCCTCTGGAGCATCTTGCATGGCTGTCTGACTCCAGTCTAGTTTCCTTCTCCTCCGGAAGGTTATGGAGAGTTGCTCTCCTGTGTTGGGTGGTATATTCCATCATCAAACTACTCCAGACAGTATACAACCTTAGAGCTATTAATGCTATGAAGAACAAGAAGGGATCTGGTTCACAGTCTGCCAAACATGGCGTGGACGTCGGGGGACAGAGATTGCAGAGACGTCAGTCTGTGATTACTCTGGGACTAGTACAATACATTTGTGACTTGTTGTGTGGCTTACACTGGTTGGGATGGGGACCATTATCAAACAAGCTACCGACATCTCTGTTAGGCTTACTGGGAACCATTTCATCTGTTGTACAACTTTACCAACATTTGACTAGGCACTGA
- the LOC136238391 gene encoding uncharacterized protein — translation MLQASASHTCIFVLLVLLSSGNGEVIKQQVSFVDGSKACFGKILSNNSKTFPADHTTFKCKEPLPELCKHQKIVYNGVWMMHMSPGSCNVTYTAVGSDEQQTVALDSCYTIYECWLVHSNKSVCLYLESLDMLIDKPTLTLVALIVKEQKWEVTTRTRVFLQRVNTTLPFSTALYETTMGDTEIAEFLIGNQAVLSRVILYFDHTHSNHWKLRHVCKPHHRIVALTVKENLIVACDNEVVYVKLEQPQQRFNITPDELNGEMLKSGSAVKYGKQFGAIVIKNYTTPNRMNSNDIKYCFLCPLGECSQICSVIPNTLFIDGVIVEEGNSKEWFFIILNQSLAILNPSKVTPNILAANVCHSDDCYLHHSEHFLYIYEPNRTAVLDLTTYKIIVVQNTSVCNLLQHVAQYCNDQSTPAPIIVTQSLQPTSYIPHTSFIFSPSITNSDGPTMAIKPSISTVIPTRSISVTTTITSSSTQASSTVISTEATRVIVNTTSTPAVNDTSYITESSSALTKELFIIFALVAILIFLLSVIMIYCAYVKSPAKASFKAKTVVINWPSVGSLTSESGAVSPVCIPHHPQQATGSGYTNSLDEIVCLAQNSVVPVDYNQPASQCELKNTTRMQWSQYRTEPSPCRQVVLHNASESTT, via the exons ATGTTGCAAGCTAGTGCTAGCCACACCTGCATTTTCGTCTTGTTGGTTTTGCTATCAAGCGGCAATGGTGAAGTTATAAAACAGCAAGTTTCATTTGTCGATG GTAGCAAGGCGTGCTTTGGCAAGATACTTAGCAACAATAGCAAGACTTTCCCAGCTGACCACACAACTTTCAAATGCAAAGAGCCCCTCCCAGAGTTATGCAAACACCAGAAAATAGTCTACAATGGCGTCTGGATGATGCATATGTCACCTGGTTCTTGTAATGTTACTTATACTGCAGTGGGCTCTGATGAACAGCAAACTGTGGCACTGGATTCTTGTTATACCATCTATGAGTGCTGGTTGGTGCACAGCAATAAGTCCGTCTGTTTATATCTTGAGAGTCTTGATATGCTAATTGACAAACCAACCCTGACACTTGTAGCATTAATAGTTAAAGAGCAAAAATGGGAAGTCACGACTCGAACCAGAGTATTTCTCCAAAGAGTCAACACTACCTTACCATTCTCAACAGCTTTGTATGAGACTACAATGGGTGATACAGAAATTGCAGAATTTTTGATTGGAAATCAAGCAGTTCTATCCCGAGTGATATTGTACTTTGACCACACACATTCCAACCACTGGAAACTGCGCCACGTATGCAAGCCACACCACAGAATAGTAGCTTTAACAGTTAAAGAGAACCTAATTGTGGCCTGTGACAATGAGGTAGTTTATGTGAAGCTGGAGCAACCTCAACAAAGGTTTAACATTACCCCAGATGAGCTAAATGGTGAAATGCTCAAGTCTGGCTCTGCTGTCAAATATGGTAAACAGTTTGGAGCGATAGTCATCAAAAATTACACCACCCCAAACAGAATGAACAGCAATGATATCAAATATTGCTTTCTGTGTCCATTGGGAGAGTGTTCACAGATCTGCAGTGTAATTCCTAACACCTTATTTATTGATGGAGTAATAGTTGAAGAAGGAAACTCAAAGGAGTGGTTTTTTATTATACTAAACCAAAGCCTGGCCATACTTAACCCATCTAAAGTCACTCCTAACATACTTGCTGCAAATGTATGCCACTCAGATGACTGCTACTTACACCATTCTGAACATTTCTTATACATCTATGAACCCAACAGAACCGCTGTCTTGGATCTGACAACATACAAAATCATTGTTGTTCAAAACACAAGTGTATGCAATTTATTGCAACATGTCGCACAGTATTGCAATGACCAGTCGACACCAGCACCAATCATTGTCACTCAATCTTTACAACCCACGTCATATATTCCGCACACTTCTTTCATTTTCTCACCATCCATTACAAACAGTGATGGACCCACCATGGCCATTAAACCATCAATATCTACTGTCATACCTACCAGGAGTATTTCTGTTACTACTACTATTACCTCTTCTAGTACACAAGCCAGTAGTACTGTCATATCAACTGAAGCTACTAGGGTTATAGTCAATACTACATCTACACCAGCTGTGAATGATACGTCTTACATTACTGAAAGTTCAAGTGCATTGACAAAAGAGTTGTTCATTATTTTTGCTTTAGTGGCAATCCTCATATTCTTGTTGAGTGTGATTATGATCTACTGTGCTTATGTGAAATCTCCAGCAAAAGCCTCTTTTAAGGCTAAAACTGTAGTTATAAACTGGCCATCTGTAGGATCACTCACTTCAGAAAGTGGTGCTGTATCTCCTGTGTGTATACCTCATCATCCACAACAAGCAACCGGTTCTGGCTACACTAATAGTCTGGATGAAATAGTCTGCCTTGCTCAAAACAGTGTGGTCCCAGTGGATTACAATCAGCCTGCTTCACAGTGTGAACTGAAAAATACCACCAGAATGCAGTGGAGCCAATACAGAACAGAGCCATCTCCATGTAGACAAGTTGTCTTGCATAACGCATCAGAAAGCACAACATAA
- the LOC136238393 gene encoding ceramide synthase 1-like: MEGYPGDLEVERRYPELDTGYFDNPIPIIANCVTTFYKEFNDRILHNGKGFDGAKLMDLARYSLSEYSVLNIENLLHVVMCAVIMTLLRYALDFLLFKRMPGWLELNEENGSKFPESCWKGLAYLFTWIWSIYIIVTRPRIFFEPDCHWSDWRPGLAITPDVYWLYMVQMGFYLHCVYATLFIETRRKDFLVLMIHHFLTLSLLLFSFAVRFHKIGLIVLFLHDIGDVMLELSKTVVYCKYRGKKERPYIETAANILFLLFTAEWIWFRLYWFPVKVIYSSAAVSVIVYPGGPFYFAFNIMLTVLYIMQVYWFGFIVALIMRVMVGGKVEDIREDLPSDETENKENKQAVAAGSNEPEDAGKPASGTPKTRKRKPKAGTS, translated from the exons ATGGAGGGTTATCCAGGTGATTTGGAGGTCGAAAGACGCTACCCAGAGTTGGACACTGGCTATTTTGATAATCCCATCCCGATTATAGCTAACTGTGTGACCACTTTCTACAAGGAGTTTAATGACAG aATACTGCATAATGGCAAGGGATTTGATGGAGCTAAGTTGATGGATCTGGCACGTTACTCCCTCTCTGAATACAGTGTCCTCAACATTGAGAATTTACTACATGTAGTAATGTGTGCTGTGATCATGACACTGCTACGATATGCACTGGACTTTTTGTTATTCAAG CGTATGCCAGGATGGTTGGAGCTTAATGAAGAGAATGGATCTAAGTTTCCTGAAAGTTGTTGGAAGGGTCTTGCTTACCTCTTTACATGGATATGGTCTATCTACATCATAGTGACTCGACCACGTATCTTTTTTGAGCCCGACTGTCATTGGTCTG ATTGGAGGCCTGGATTAGCTATCACCCCAGATGTGTACTGGCTCTATATGGTCCAAATGGGGTTCTACCTTCATTGTGTATATGCTACACTGTTTATTGAGACTAGGAGGAAAGACTTTCTTGTATTAATGATCCATCATTTCTTGACCCTCAGTTTGTTGCTGTTTTCTTTTGCTGTcag GTTCCACAAAATTGGTCTCATTGTGCTGTTCCTTCACGACATTGGTGATGTAATGCTAGAATTATCTAAGACCGTGGTTTACTGCAAATATCGTGGAAAGAAAGAACGTCCTTACATCGAAACAGCTGCCAATATTCTCTTCTTATTATTCACTGCTGAATG GATATGGTTCCGGCTGTATTGGTTTCCCGTTAAAGTTATCTACTCTTCTGCTGCTGTTTCTGTCATTGTCTACCCTGGTGGGCCATTTTATTTTGCCTTCAACATCATGTTGACAGTTCTCTACATCATGCAAGTTTACTGGTTTGGCTTCATTGTCGCATTAATCATGAGAGTTATGGTGGGTGGCAAGGTGGAGGACATACGAGAAGACTTGCCCAGCGATGAAACAGAAAACAAAGAAAATAAGCAAGCTGTAGCAGCGGGCAGCAATGAACCTGAAGATGCCGGGAAGCCAGCTAGCGGCACTCCTAAAACCCGCAAGAGGAAACCCAAGGCAGGGACCAGCTAG